The Bacteroidota bacterium sequence AAAAATGGATCCTTATGCCCAGTATGCTATGGTTGTAGCAGACGAGGCTGTTGCGGATTCAAAGCTTGATTTAGAAATTGTTGATAAAGATAGGGTTGGAGTAATCTGGGGATCAGGTATTGGAGGTCTAAAAACTTTCCAGGACGAAGTTACTAACTATAACAGTGGTGACGGTACTCCAAGATTCAACCCTTTCTTTATTCCAAAGATGATAGCTGATATTGCCGGAGGGCAAATCTCTATCAAATTTGGATTCAGAGGGCCTAACTTTACAACAGTTAGTGCTTGTGCTTCTTCATCAAATGCTATTATTGACGCTTACAACTATATTAGATTAGGAAAAGCTGATGTAATGGTATCAGGAGGATCTGAAGCCAGTGTTATCGATGCTGGTATGGCAGGTTTTAATGCTTTACATGCTCTTTCAACAAGAAATGATGATATAGACACTGCATCCCGACCTTTTGACAAAGGACGTGACGGGTTTGTATTGGGAGAAGGAGCCGGAGCTTTGATTCTGGAAGAGTACGAACATGCTGTAAAAAGAGGAGCTAATATTTATGCAGAAGTTGGCGGTGCAGGAATGTCTGCCGATGCTTATCATATGACTGCACCTCACCCCGAAGGTTTAGGGGCTTACAA is a genomic window containing:
- the fabF gene encoding beta-ketoacyl-ACP synthase II; its protein translation is MELKRVVVTGMGALTPIGNNLSEYWEGLKNGKNGVGPITHFDASKFKTRFACEVKNFDITQFVNRKEARKMDPYAQYAMVVADEAVADSKLDLEIVDKDRVGVIWGSGIGGLKTFQDEVTNYNSGDGTPRFNPFFIPKMIADIAGGQISIKFGFRGPNFTTVSACASSSNAIIDAYNYIRLGKADVMVSGGSEASVIDAGMAGFNALHALSTRNDDIDTASRPFDKGRDGFVLGEGAGALILEEYEHAVKRGANIYAEVGGAGMSADAYHMTAPHPEGLGAYKVMVNCLDDAEMATEDIDVINVHGTSTPLGDVAEVKAIQKLFGEHAYSMNINSTKSMTGHLLGAAGAVESIASILTLKENIVPPTINHFELDEDLDPELNFTFNKAQEREVNVIMSNTFGFGGHNASILFKKIK